TTGATTATAGAGCGATGTTAATAAAAAAGCCCTTACTCTTGCATTATAACTCTAAAAGAACGGTATCTCTTCGGGTGGCTTCAAACTTTTTGCAGGCAGACTCAAAAGCTCCGCTCTCACCAATCAAAATACACTTATGCTTAGCTCTAGTAACCGCTGTATAAATCAACTTTGTGTTGTGCATAATAAAGTGAGAGAAACTCATAGGGATAACAACAATGTCGTACTCCATCCCTTGAACTTTGTGAATGGTAAGAGCATAAGAGAGCATCAAGTGGGACTTTAACTCTTCGTACTCATATACAACTACAACATCCTCATTTGGGTAAAAAACAAATACCTGCTCATCTTCTTCTTCTATCTTAAAAAGCAGTCCGCTCATGCCGTTAAATATTCTTCTTTGACTCGACTCTTCCCCGCTCTTAAAACCGTCTGTGCTCCATGAAGTCATGTTCTCATTTTTTGTGTGGACAACTTTGTCCATAAGTCTAAACTCACTCCCCCCTTTTTTAACACACTTTTTAGGGTTTGGATTAAAGTACTCCTGCAAAACTATGTTAAGATTGTTTGAGCCCAGAGTTCCGCCCTTCATTGGGGTTATAACTTGAAAATAATTCAGATACTCTTTTATCTGCTTGTTGCTCAGTCTATATCTTGCCTTCTCGATTGAGTCTACAACTTTATGCACGATTTGAGTAACAATCTGAGAGGCGTTATCCTCACGCATATCTTGTAACTCATTTTGTGAGAGTTGATTTTTCAAAGCATAGTAGTTAGCCATACTTACATCTATAAACTCAAAATCTTCATACTTCGCTCTATACTCCGGCACAATCCCTTTTCGTATATCATTAGCTATGAAAGTTATGGCTTGATCTTCGCTCTGTCGGTAAATTTTTGTAAGCTTTACTATCGGTGCCAATTTTAATTCTAAAACGTCACTTAAAATATTTCCTGCACCTATTGGCGGCAGTTGTGCATCATCTCCAACAACAATAAGCACGGCTTTATTGCTTATCTTTCTCACAAGCCTTGCAAAAAGAGACGAGTTAATCATGGAAGCTTCATCTATCAGTACAACGGAGAATGGAAAATGGTCTCTATCTTCAAACTTTACCAAAAGAGATTGAATTGTTGCACTTTCATAACCTGTTGTATCGGCAATTCTCTGCGATGCTATGCCGCTTAAAGCACATGTCATTATCTCTTTTGCATCATATCTTGTATTTAACAAATCCAGTATCGTTTTTGAAGTTGTGCTCTTTCCGGTTCCTGCATATCCGACTAAAAAAAGGAGTGATGCACCTTCATTAATCTTTTGAACTGCCTCTTTTTGCTGTTCTCCAAGCTGTAATTCACTCTCTTTTAAAAATTCATCCAAATTACCGACTAAACCGCCACTGTCTTTTTTAGCCCGCTCTATAAACGTGTCATACAGATACTTTTCAGAGTCATAAAGCCTAGCCGGAGAGACTCTGTTATTTTTCATAATAACTATACTCTGCTCACTGACTCTCTCTATGAGTGCAGCTTCATAAAGGTAGTTTTTGTCACTAAACCCAAGAAGCTCATTGAGCCCATCAAACAGAATCTCTTTTGCCACACAGCTGTTTCCCTGCTGTTCACAATAGTTTAAAAGCACATAATCCATAGCGGAACTTATGCGGTTGTCATTTTCTGGAGTAACTCCCATTTTAAGTGCCAACTCATCTGCCCTTTTAAACCCTATAGAGTTTATTGAGGTCAAAATATATGGATTGTTTTTTATCTTAGTGCAAGGTTCATCTACGTCTTTCATAGCAGTTGAGATTGTTATAAGCAAAGCCTGAGATACATCATAAGGGCTTAAAAACTCGCCAAGTTTTCTCATGGAGCGAAATTTTTTCCAAGACTCTTGAATCTTCTTTAATCTCTTCTCTTTTATCCCGTTAAACTCCAATAGTTTTTCTATGTCATTGTCCAAGATTTCAATGAGCTTCTCATTTCCAAAATGCTCAATTAGTTCAGCGGAGAGCTGTTTGGTAAAACCTTTAACAATTTTATTTAAAAAGAAAAATAGTTGATTTTGATTTACTTTGATAGATTCAAATTTGAAGGTTTTTCCGTATTTTTTATGCTCTTCCCAGTAACCTTTTAAGGTTATAGCCGACCCTTTTATATGACTGACTTCGCTCTCATAGTAAGAGCCACTGACTTTTTCACCGCTTTTTAAAACCGCTATAAAAAAGCCCTCATCTTCAAAAAGTATTTTGTCTATTTGACCGATGAGCGTATCACTCAAGAACTAAGCCCTAACTCTCTCAATTCTCTCAGCTTCTTGTGATTTGTACAACTCTGCACACCCTTTTGATAGTTCACGGATTTTTAGGATGTAGTTTTGTCTCTCTGTTTGTGAGATAGCTTTTCTTGCATCGAGTACATTAAATGTGTTTGCTGCCATCATACACAAGTCGTAAGCCGGAAGAGGAAGCCCAGCCTCAATGGTGCGCAAACACTCTTTGCTTTTTGCATTAAACTCAGCAAACAGCATCTCAACATCTGCGACTTCAAAGTTGTACTTCGAAAACTCTATTTCACTCTCTTTGTGCACATCTTTATAGTAAGTTTTTCCGTGTACATTTTCATTCCAAACGATATCAAAAATATTATCAACACCCTGCAAGTACATGGCAAGTCTCTCTGTTCCGTAAGTTATTTCAACGGCTACGGGATTGCATTCTATCCCTCCTACCTGTTGAAAATAGGTAAACTGAGTCACTTCCATTCCGTTGAGCCAAACTTCCCAGCCAAGACCCCATGCACCGAGAGTAGGAGACTCCCAGTTGTCTTCTACAAAACGGATGTCATGTTGTGAGACATCAAGTCCCAAGTGCTCCAAAGATTTCAGGTAAAGCTCTTGAATATTGTCAGGTGATGGTTTTATAAGTGCCTGAAACTGATAGTAAGAACCGAGTCTGTTAGGATTCTCCCCATATCTTCCGTCAGTTGGTCGACGAGACGGTGCAACATAGGCAACGGACCATGGAGTTGAGTCTAGTGAACGAAGAAACGTAGCTGGATGAAAAGTTCCAGCACCTGCCGGAATATCATATGGCTGAACAATATTACACCCCTGCTTCATCCAAAATTCTTGTAATTTTAGTAGCATTTCGCTAAAAGTTATCATTTATTTACCCTAATCTATTTTATAATTTCGTAATTATACCAAGCTGAGTTAAAAGTTAGATTTATTAAAGTTTTTATGCCATTTTACAAACGATATCACCAATCTCTTTACCCAAAGAGTTGGCAACAACACTGCATTTTACTTTAAGTAAAAAGCAGATGTCTTTTCTGTGTGATGGACTCATGCACTCATAGTTACCCATCCCTTTTGAGATGACCAAGTCTACGCTGTCAAATAGCTCTTTTGAGTAGATATTTGCTCGGCTGTATGTAAATCCGGGTGTATTCACTCCGCTGTCTACAAGTTCGCAAAGCTCATCAAACCCGGCTTTTTTTGCCTCTTTTATCGTTACATCATTAATTATCGGATTGCCTCTAACCATATATGAAAATTTTACATGTGGAGACATCTCTTTAAGAGTTTCAATAAACAAATAATCAAATATATGCTCACCCACGTTATCGCCAATGACTAAAACTGTTTTTGATGTAGATAATTTTTCTTTTAATATATCAAAGTCATCATATGCGAAATCTGTTTCAAATATCTTATTTAGTTCATCCTCCAAATCAAACTCCACTGCAGCTGCCAAATCTATAACATTTCCGGCAACAGCAATTTTTGTTGCCGTTAAAAGCTTATTGTTTGAGGATAGTAGTCTGTTTTTTAGTAGTGGTATAAATGAGAGTGCTTTTTTTGTTGAGAGCTCTTTAACCTCATCGTAAAGGTCGGTTTTATTTGCAATTTCTGCAAGTTTTTCATAAACATAAGAGGCAATTTCCGGAGGGTTGTCTTTAAATGAGAACTCTTTACTCATAAGCTCAACCGTCGAAACCATTTCACTTGTCAGAGACTCAGACGCCTCTATAGCCTTTGCGACTCTGGCACTTTGATTTATTATGCAGCCAATACACTCTTTATCTATTGTCATATAATAAAGTTAATTTGTATGTTCATCTATTGCTTTGTTCCACATAAGTTTATATTTTCTTCTCATAAACTCAACTTCTTGCTGTGAAAGCTTAAGTTGTTCAGTTAAAGTTGCTATTGTTTTTCTATCTTCATCATAAAGTTCCTGCAAAGACCCAAGAGCCTCTCTTAAAAATTCATTTTCAGCTCTTACAGCGGTAAGAGTTTCGTCTTTGGCATCAAGAACTTTCTCATGAAGGTTAATGATAGTACCGATTGTTTTTTCCACAAACTGAGGCTGTACTAACATCTCATGAGTGTTACGAGCAGAGAGTTCTCTTAGCTGTGCAGGAACGACTTCACTTGACCCCTTAGATGGATCAATGTATCTAATCCCATCTTCTACTTTTAGAGTAAGTTTCCCTCTATCTGCCAACTCATCAATAGCTGAAATATCAAGCCCGGTAAGCTCCATATACTCTTCATCACTCATCCATTTCATTAATGCCCCTTTTTATAGAAACTACAAAGATATAATAGTTTCAATCTCCATAGAGTCCATCTCAACTTTTTTAGCTTTTGCAATTCTGTCTTCTTTTAATTTAATTGCTAACTCTTCATTATCTAGTGCTAATATCTGCATCGCTAAGTAAGCTGAATTAATAGCTCCAGCTTTTCCTATCGCTACAGTAGCAACTGGCATTCCAGCTGGCATTTGAACAGTTGAAAGAAGTGCATCAATACCAGATAGGGCAGATGCACTCATCGGCACACCAATAATAGGTTTGACTGTTTTAGATGACAAAACACCTGCCAAATGTGCGGCCATACCCGCCGCAGCAATGAATACCTGCGCCCCTTTTTTCTCTGCTGTAATTATATACTCTTTAGTTCTCTCTGGTGAACGGTGAGCAGAAGATATAATCATCTCATAACTAACTCCAAAAGCCTCAAGTGTATCTGAACATGATTTCATTACCTCGTAATCACTTTTACTGCCTATAACAATTGAAACAAATTTCATTTAGCTTTCCTTATATTTATTATTTCGAGATTATAGCACACCAAAGACATGCTACATTTATATTCACTTCTTTGGTTGAGTCCCCATGTCTTCACTTGATGGAATTCTTAAAAAGGTATAGGCTGGAAGCTTTGTAGGCAGAGTTATAGGGTTTACATTTCCGCTATGAACTTCTTCCCACACTTTTTTATTTTCTGCAAGTAGCTGCTTTAGCTTTAAGTAAGTT
The sequence above is drawn from the Candidatus Sulfurimonas baltica genome and encodes:
- a CDS encoding AAA family ATPase, with amino-acid sequence MSDTLIGQIDKILFEDEGFFIAVLKSGEKVSGSYYESEVSHIKGSAITLKGYWEEHKKYGKTFKFESIKVNQNQLFFFLNKIVKGFTKQLSAELIEHFGNEKLIEILDNDIEKLLEFNGIKEKRLKKIQESWKKFRSMRKLGEFLSPYDVSQALLITISTAMKDVDEPCTKIKNNPYILTSINSIGFKRADELALKMGVTPENDNRISSAMDYVLLNYCEQQGNSCVAKEILFDGLNELLGFSDKNYLYEAALIERVSEQSIVIMKNNRVSPARLYDSEKYLYDTFIERAKKDSGGLVGNLDEFLKESELQLGEQQKEAVQKINEGASLLFLVGYAGTGKSTTSKTILDLLNTRYDAKEIMTCALSGIASQRIADTTGYESATIQSLLVKFEDRDHFPFSVVLIDEASMINSSLFARLVRKISNKAVLIVVGDDAQLPPIGAGNILSDVLELKLAPIVKLTKIYRQSEDQAITFIANDIRKGIVPEYRAKYEDFEFIDVSMANYYALKNQLSQNELQDMREDNASQIVTQIVHKVVDSIEKARYRLSNKQIKEYLNYFQVITPMKGGTLGSNNLNIVLQEYFNPNPKKCVKKGGSEFRLMDKVVHTKNENMTSWSTDGFKSGEESSQRRIFNGMSGLLFKIEEEDEQVFVFYPNEDVVVVYEYEELKSHLMLSYALTIHKVQGMEYDIVVIPMSFSHFIMHNTKLIYTAVTRAKHKCILIGESGAFESACKKFEATRRDTVLLEL
- a CDS encoding damage-control phosphatase ARMT1 family protein, yielding MTIDKECIGCIINQSARVAKAIEASESLTSEMVSTVELMSKEFSFKDNPPEIASYVYEKLAEIANKTDLYDEVKELSTKKALSFIPLLKNRLLSSNNKLLTATKIAVAGNVIDLAAAVEFDLEDELNKIFETDFAYDDFDILKEKLSTSKTVLVIGDNVGEHIFDYLFIETLKEMSPHVKFSYMVRGNPIINDVTIKEAKKAGFDELCELVDSGVNTPGFTYSRANIYSKELFDSVDLVISKGMGNYECMSPSHRKDICFLLKVKCSVVANSLGKEIGDIVCKMA
- a CDS encoding DUF3972 domain-containing protein, whose product is MKWMSDEEYMELTGLDISAIDELADRGKLTLKVEDGIRYIDPSKGSSEVVPAQLRELSARNTHEMLVQPQFVEKTIGTIINLHEKVLDAKDETLTAVRAENEFLREALGSLQELYDEDRKTIATLTEQLKLSQQEVEFMRRKYKLMWNKAIDEHTN
- the purE gene encoding 5-(carboxyamino)imidazole ribonucleotide mutase, whose translation is MKFVSIVIGSKSDYEVMKSCSDTLEAFGVSYEMIISSAHRSPERTKEYIITAEKKGAQVFIAAAGMAAHLAGVLSSKTVKPIIGVPMSASALSGIDALLSTVQMPAGMPVATVAIGKAGAINSAYLAMQILALDNEELAIKLKEDRIAKAKKVEMDSMEIETIISL
- the glyQ gene encoding glycine--tRNA ligase subunit alpha, whose product is MITFSEMLLKLQEFWMKQGCNIVQPYDIPAGAGTFHPATFLRSLDSTPWSVAYVAPSRRPTDGRYGENPNRLGSYYQFQALIKPSPDNIQELYLKSLEHLGLDVSQHDIRFVEDNWESPTLGAWGLGWEVWLNGMEVTQFTYFQQVGGIECNPVAVEITYGTERLAMYLQGVDNIFDIVWNENVHGKTYYKDVHKESEIEFSKYNFEVADVEMLFAEFNAKSKECLRTIEAGLPLPAYDLCMMAANTFNVLDARKAISQTERQNYILKIRELSKGCAELYKSQEAERIERVRA